The window CCTCATCATCCTCCCCTTCCCCTTGAACCTTGGCCGCTTCGGCAAAGGGAGACAGGGCATCGTACAGATCGCCCATGCCCTCGCCATGCTCGGCGGAGACGGCAAGAGGGTCGCCTAAGCCCAGGGCATAGGCCTCGCCGAGACCCGCCCTGCCGCCTCGACCTTCACATTTGTTGGCGACAAGAATTACCGGAGCGCCGCGCCGGCGCAGCCGATCAGCAAAGTGCTTGTCTATCGGCATCAGGCCGGAACGCGCATCAATTACAAACATGATGACGTCGGCGCCATCAAGAGCCTGTTCGGTCTGGGCGCGCATGCGCGCCTCAAGACTGTCATCGGCGGCGTCTTCCAGCCCGGCGGTGTCGATGATTTTGAAGCTGAGATCGGCTATGGAACCCACGCCCTCGCGCCGGTCGCGGGTTACGCCCGGCGTGTCGTCAACCAGCGCCAGCCGCTTGCCGGCCAGACGGTTAAAAAGGGTTGACTTGCCGACGTTAGGCCGGCCGACGATGGCTACGGTAAAGGTCACGCCCCGTCACCGATAGGCAACCAGCTCGGCGTCGTTGGACAGGAAATAAACACTGCCGCCGGCGACCACCGGGGAAACGGATACGCCGTCAGGTATCTCTACCTTGCCCATGATCGACCCGGTATACGGCGACACCGCCATCACCACGCCATGGGAACCGGCAATGAGCAAGCGGTCGCTGACCAGCACCGGCCCGCTCCATACAACAGGTTTTTTCTTGTCCTTCTCATCTTCAAAGCGCGGCAATCCCTGCACCCAATGAATACGCCCGTCTTCGCGTGACAGAGCGGCAATTTCGGAATCATTGGTAAGGACGAAAATATAATCGCCGGCCACCCACGGCGACTCCAGGCCGCCGATCTCTTTGGTCCAGATGCGCCGTCCGCTGCGCAGGTCGATGGACACCAGGACTCCGCCATGGCTCATGGCGAATACCCGGCCACGGTCGATTACCGGACGACCGCGAATATGGGACATGGTCGATATCTCTTCGGTGCGCCGCGCCATGGCCAGCGATTCACTCCATAACAGTCGCCCGTTCTCGACCATCAGCGCCACCAGTTCGCCGGAAGAATAAGGGGCCACCACCACTCCGCCATCAACCGCCGGACTGCCTCCGCCGAGCATGCTGGCGGATTCGGCGACGCCCTCGTGACTCCAAACGGTGTCGCCGGTATGAGCGGCAAGCACATGAAGTTTGTTGTCAACGGTAAGAACAAACACCCGCCCGCCCCGAACCGTCGGCGCCGAGCGCAAGGGACTGCTCAGGTTCTTCTTCCACAACAAGGAGCCGTTGCCGGCGTGCAGGGCAATGACCTGGGCAAAGCCTGCGGTGACGAATATCCGGCCCCCCTCGTAAGCGATGCCGCCGCCGATATGGCCGTCATCTTCCTCGTCCGGCGTCAACTTCACCTGCCAATATTTAGCCCCGGTCTTGGCGTCTACGGAAGTTACCATGGTATTTACATCCATGGCGAAAACGCGCCCGGCGGAGACAATGGGCGAGCCGATAAATAAATTACCCGAATTGGCCGCCTTGCCTACGCCGACGCCCCAGGCCTGACTAAGAACGTCATTAACCAGAATATGATGCATGGCGTGGTTGGCATAGCCGCCGGGCTGAGGCCATTCCTGGTTGACCGACGGCGGCGGCAACAATATCTCGGCATTCGCCAGATTGGGATCGGGCGCCAACACCCTTTCATGAAGAAGCACGGAAATGCGTTTGCCGGGCAACGGCGGGGCCTTGGCGCCCTTGAACCATGAAGACATGCCTTCTTCGCCGAACAGGGAATCGCAAGCCCCAAGCGGCAACAGCAGCGGCGACAAAAGCGCCGCCGTACGCATTATCCGCTTGAGTCCTTGTTTTATCATTCAGCTACCGACAACAGCCAATAATTCAGATGCCCGCTGCCGCATTGCCCGTGGCGTTGTCGCGTCATCAGCCAGACTCTTGAGCAACTCACGCGCCTTAACCGCATCTCCGGCGTTAATGGCGAGCACGGCGGTAATCTCGCGGGCGCTGTAGCGCCAAGGATTGTTATCGGCGGTTAACGGCGCCAGACGCTCCATCAACTTCTTGGGGTCGGCGCCGCCGGTCTCGTGCATTACGCCGATAACCTTGGCCAGATCGCTGTAAGCGGCATCAATGCCGGCGTCGCCGGCCAGTTGGCTAAAGCCGGTCGCGTCGCCGGACTTGAATGCCTGAAGAGTCGCCTTCCTGAAGCGGGCCAGCATCGAATAGCCGCTGCTTGCGTCGGCGGCCAGCCTGGAAAACGCCGCATCAGCCTCCTGCCCCTTGTTCTCCGATGCGAGATTCTGAGCCTTGGCGAATTGCTCCCCCGTCTTATTGCGCATGTTGATATCATAGGCGCGCCATCCCTGATAACCGGCGACGGCGCCGATTATGACAAGCGCAACTCCGATAAGATGAGCGCCATAGCGCTTCCATAGCTTGGCGTAGCGCTCGTTGCGCAGCTCCTCGTCAATTTCACGCAGAAAACTGTCTTGCTGATTTTCAGTCACTTGTTATTTCCCGCTTTTCATTTCATCCGGGCGACGCCCGTCAAACCACAAGATAAATCATCCACAAGCCAAACGGAAGGCAAACATGGTCCACCGCCGTCCGTCATCTTATTTCCACTTTATCGAACAGCCGATGCTTGAAAATTGCTCCTTTGGGCCGCAGCCGGAGGCGGCGACCTTACTCATCGCCTCGAACAACTCGCGACGGGTGTCGGAAGTTGCCGGTTCCTTGCACGACGAATCCAGCCTTCCCCGGTATTGCAGTTCCAGATCGGCGTTGAATCCGAAAAAGTCGGGAGTGCAAACGGCATCGTAAGCGCGGGCGGTTTCCTGGGTTTCATCGACCACATAGGGAAAGGTGAAGCCTTTGCTCCGGGCCAA is drawn from Rhodospirillales bacterium RIFCSPLOWO2_02_FULL_58_16 and contains these coding sequences:
- a CDS encoding pyrrolo-quinoline quinone; protein product: MIKQGLKRIMRTAALLSPLLLPLGACDSLFGEEGMSSWFKGAKAPPLPGKRISVLLHERVLAPDPNLANAEILLPPPSVNQEWPQPGGYANHAMHHILVNDVLSQAWGVGVGKAANSGNLFIGSPIVSAGRVFAMDVNTMVTSVDAKTGAKYWQVKLTPDEEDDGHIGGGIAYEGGRIFVTAGFAQVIALHAGNGSLLWKKNLSSPLRSAPTVRGGRVFVLTVDNKLHVLAAHTGDTVWSHEGVAESASMLGGGSPAVDGGVVVAPYSSGELVALMVENGRLLWSESLAMARRTEEISTMSHIRGRPVIDRGRVFAMSHGGVLVSIDLRSGRRIWTKEIGGLESPWVAGDYIFVLTNDSEIAALSREDGRIHWVQGLPRFEDEKDKKKPVVWSGPVLVSDRLLIAGSHGVVMAVSPYTGSIMGKVEIPDGVSVSPVVAGGSVYFLSNDAELVAYR